A window of the Microbacterium sp. LWH13-1.2 genome harbors these coding sequences:
- a CDS encoding cupin domain-containing protein yields MSLLAAGAGVDAAALPLVHEPLPVDEVVLGQPTTATRALAALGEIEVGIWEMTPGTASDIEVDEVFVVLAGHARIDFVEPPLTAIEVGPGSIVYLTEGQRTVWTVTETLRKVYIC; encoded by the coding sequence GTGAGCCTGCTCGCCGCCGGGGCGGGAGTGGATGCCGCGGCACTACCGCTCGTGCACGAGCCGCTGCCTGTCGACGAGGTAGTGCTCGGTCAGCCGACGACCGCCACGCGTGCGCTGGCTGCCCTCGGTGAGATCGAGGTCGGCATCTGGGAGATGACGCCCGGCACGGCATCGGACATCGAGGTCGACGAAGTTTTCGTCGTGCTGGCCGGTCATGCGCGCATCGACTTCGTCGAGCCTCCGCTCACCGCGATCGAAGTCGGTCCTGGATCGATCGTGTATCTGACCGAAGGGCAACGCACCGTGTGGACGGTCACCGAGACCCTGCGCAAGGTGTACATCTGCTGA
- a CDS encoding MerR family transcriptional regulator, producing the protein MKISEAAAKVGAPARMLRYYEQQGLIAASRSGNGYRDYSEEQVEHARHVRALVEAGLSTRMIKIVLDIEAPLERQQAVSCSRASAEDLARELRVVENRISCLEKSRDAVIRYLRSSEHSDVLASFAR; encoded by the coding sequence ATGAAGATCAGCGAAGCCGCGGCCAAGGTCGGGGCACCTGCAAGGATGCTCCGGTACTACGAGCAGCAAGGCCTCATCGCGGCCTCGCGCTCAGGGAATGGATATCGCGACTACTCGGAGGAGCAGGTCGAGCATGCCCGCCACGTCCGGGCTCTGGTTGAAGCCGGTCTTTCGACACGCATGATCAAGATCGTCCTGGATATCGAGGCACCGCTCGAACGACAGCAGGCGGTTTCGTGCAGCCGTGCGTCAGCCGAGGACCTGGCCCGGGAGTTGCGTGTGGTCGAGAACCGCATCTCGTGCTTGGAGAAGAGCCGCGATGCCGTGATCCGCTACCTTCGAAGCTCGGAACATTCTGACGTGCTAGCCTCCTTCGCGCGATGA